The Chryseolinea soli genome contains a region encoding:
- a CDS encoding OmpA family protein has translation MNHAAAIVLLLLCSTVAFSQPQLTTKSKKAYELYVQADNFRVRGQFAEAINLLSQALDKDDKFVEAYFRLGLTYANMKQDTKAIEIYEKGLALTNDLRLQKLFWYDLGELYLLTGSYEKAMKVLSAFVNNESQSKSRIDRATMLFRSAEFALKNKNETSAYHQRPLSDTVNCFVLQYFPVLTADQKQLIFTRRESNDPNDTEDLMVSKKDDRGRWTPPVSISKNINTRLNEGTCTVSADGRKLIFTSCAGRDGVGSCDLYESRKIGDDWTVPTNLGRNVNSIDWESQPSLSADGRTLYFVSDRRAGLGRNDIWVSTLGEDGRWTKAVNAGKGVNSQFDEMSPFIHANNRTLFFASNGLPGFGGYDIFYVEKDSAGWSAPRNFGAPLNDHDDQYALFITADGKKGYYAHEEDLPNGHSRSKIFEIDIPAENQMKYRSNYVRGIIRDKDDQHPLAAKVELINIGSNAIESLVESDSVNGEYLMVLTQGANYALYINKPGYLFKSYNFNYSEVRDFQPIVVNIDLEKVKEGSVAVLNNIFFDVDKYDLQQRSAAELQKIVRFLNENPGIRVQISGHTDNSGAADYNRQLSEKRALSVYNYLVKSGVDKKRLSTKGFGPDKPVASNETEEGRQQNRRIEFRIVK, from the coding sequence ATGAATCATGCCGCCGCCATCGTGCTGCTGTTGCTGTGTAGCACGGTAGCGTTTTCGCAACCCCAGTTAACCACCAAGTCAAAGAAGGCCTACGAACTCTATGTACAGGCCGATAATTTTCGCGTGCGCGGCCAATTCGCAGAGGCCATCAACCTGCTGAGCCAGGCCCTGGACAAAGACGACAAGTTTGTGGAAGCTTATTTCCGCCTGGGCCTCACCTATGCCAACATGAAGCAAGACACCAAGGCCATCGAGATCTATGAGAAAGGCCTTGCCCTCACCAACGACCTGCGCCTGCAAAAACTTTTCTGGTATGACCTCGGTGAGCTCTATTTGCTGACGGGCAGCTATGAAAAAGCCATGAAGGTCCTCAGTGCATTTGTGAACAACGAAAGCCAGAGCAAATCCCGGATCGACCGGGCCACGATGTTGTTCAGGAGTGCCGAATTTGCTTTGAAAAACAAAAACGAAACATCGGCGTATCACCAGCGGCCGCTGAGCGATACCGTTAACTGTTTTGTGCTCCAATATTTTCCCGTGCTAACGGCGGACCAAAAGCAATTGATCTTCACACGTCGCGAAAGCAACGATCCCAACGACACCGAAGACCTGATGGTGAGCAAAAAGGATGACCGCGGTCGCTGGACGCCACCAGTGTCGATTTCCAAAAACATCAATACCCGTCTCAACGAAGGAACCTGCACCGTCTCTGCCGATGGCCGGAAACTAATTTTTACCTCGTGTGCCGGCCGCGATGGCGTCGGCAGCTGCGACCTGTATGAAAGCCGAAAGATCGGCGACGACTGGACAGTGCCCACAAACCTTGGCCGCAACGTGAACAGCATCGATTGGGAATCACAACCCTCGCTCTCCGCCGACGGCCGCACGCTATACTTTGTCTCCGACCGCCGCGCCGGCCTGGGCCGCAACGACATCTGGGTCTCTACCCTAGGAGAAGACGGACGGTGGACCAAAGCCGTCAACGCCGGAAAAGGAGTGAACTCTCAATTTGATGAGATGTCGCCTTTCATTCACGCCAACAACCGCACGCTGTTCTTTGCCTCCAATGGGTTGCCCGGCTTTGGAGGATATGATATTTTTTATGTCGAAAAAGATTCTGCAGGCTGGTCGGCTCCCAGAAATTTTGGAGCACCGTTGAACGACCACGATGATCAATACGCCTTGTTCATCACGGCCGATGGCAAGAAAGGATACTACGCCCACGAAGAAGACCTGCCCAACGGCCATTCCCGGAGCAAGATCTTCGAGATCGACATCCCTGCTGAAAACCAGATGAAGTATCGCAGCAACTATGTGCGAGGCATCATCCGCGACAAGGACGACCAACATCCGCTGGCCGCAAAGGTGGAGTTGATCAACATCGGCAGCAACGCCATCGAATCGCTGGTGGAGTCCGATTCGGTGAACGGAGAATATCTGATGGTGCTCACGCAGGGAGCAAACTATGCACTGTACATCAACAAGCCGGGCTATCTCTTCAAGAGCTATAATTTTAATTATTCTGAGGTCAGGGATTTCCAGCCCATCGTCGTCAACATCGATCTCGAGAAAGTAAAAGAGGGTTCGGTGGCCGTCCTCAACAACATTTTTTTCGATGTAGATAAATATGACCTGCAGCAAAGGTCTGCTGCGGAGTTGCAAAAGATCGTCCGCTTCCTCAATGAGAACCCCGGCATACGGGTTCAGATCAGCGGCCACACGGACAACTCCGGCGCTGCGGACTATAACCGCCAGCTTTCCGAAAAACGCGCGCTCTCTGTTTATAATTATTTAGTCAAATCCGGTGTCGACAAAAAACGCCTTTCTACGAAAGGTTTCGGACCAGATAAGCCTGTGGCCTCAAACGAGACGGAGGAGGGACGACAGCAAAACAGAAGGATCGAATTCAGGATTGTGAAGTAA
- a CDS encoding aminotransferase class IV has translation MSLLLETIKLQDGEYQNLFYHEQRMNRSLKTLCGEFEHFDLEEFLKHLEKPVQGLFKCRIVYDEQSKEVEFLPYTPKPVNSLRVIEHDRISYEFKYADRKTINKLYELRHASDDILIVKRGLVTDSSYANIVFRRGKHWYTPWSALLKGTQRAKLLEHDVIHEEEIRVEDIETFETFKLINAMLEFESPEIDVSNIVF, from the coding sequence ATGTCCCTCTTACTTGAAACCATAAAGCTGCAGGACGGCGAATACCAGAACCTGTTCTACCACGAACAGCGCATGAACCGTTCGCTGAAAACGCTGTGTGGTGAGTTCGAACATTTCGACCTGGAGGAATTTCTAAAACACCTGGAGAAACCGGTGCAAGGATTGTTCAAATGCCGCATTGTGTATGACGAACAATCCAAAGAGGTGGAGTTCTTGCCCTACACGCCCAAGCCCGTAAACAGCCTGCGCGTGATCGAACACGACCGTATCTCGTACGAATTCAAATATGCCGATCGCAAAACGATCAACAAACTCTACGAACTGCGCCACGCCAGCGACGACATCCTGATCGTGAAGCGCGGGTTGGTCACTGATTCTTCGTATGCCAACATTGTGTTTCGCCGGGGCAAACATTGGTACACGCCCTGGTCGGCCCTGCTCAAAGGAACGCAACGTGCCAAATTGCTGGAGCACGATGTGATCCACGAAGAAGAAATCCGCGTGGAGGACATCGAGACATTCGAAACCTTCAAGCTCATCAACGCCATGCTGGAATTTGAGTCCCCGGAAATTGACGTATCCAACATTGTTTTCTAG
- a CDS encoding aminodeoxychorismate synthase component I → MNITTFAATMNRWGQEKVPFLFVVDFEMQQPLLMRLQDVDATKLLYRIQGITNADNTPHTGSVTLEKIPLPQQEYQRKFEAVYAHLAYGDSFLTNLTVKTEVKTDRSLRDIFYLSRARYKLLFDNRFLVFSPEIFVQIKDKKIYSFPMKGTMDAALPQARERLLADPKEIAEHVTIVDLIRNDLSQVASGVHVSRFRYIEEIQTASKTLLQVSSEVVGDLEADYAAHIGDILVRLLPPGSVSGAPKPKTLEIIRDVEQEQRGYYTGVFGVFDGERLDSGVMIRFIEKQGDRYFYRSGGGITTQSTAASEYQEVIDKVYVPLT, encoded by the coding sequence ATGAACATCACAACGTTCGCGGCAACCATGAACCGGTGGGGACAGGAGAAGGTCCCCTTTTTGTTTGTGGTGGATTTTGAAATGCAACAGCCGTTGCTCATGCGCCTGCAGGACGTAGACGCCACGAAGCTGCTCTACCGGATCCAGGGGATCACCAACGCCGACAATACGCCGCATACCGGCTCGGTTACGTTGGAAAAAATCCCCTTACCCCAGCAGGAATATCAGCGCAAATTCGAAGCGGTCTATGCCCACCTGGCCTATGGTGATTCTTTCCTGACCAACCTTACCGTGAAAACGGAAGTAAAGACGGATCGCTCCCTGCGCGACATCTTTTACCTGAGCCGCGCACGCTATAAACTGCTGTTTGACAACAGGTTTCTGGTGTTTTCGCCCGAGATCTTTGTCCAAATAAAAGACAAAAAGATCTACAGCTTTCCCATGAAGGGAACGATGGACGCCGCCTTGCCCCAGGCACGCGAAAGATTGCTGGCCGATCCCAAGGAAATTGCTGAACATGTCACCATTGTAGACCTGATTCGCAACGACTTGAGCCAGGTGGCCTCCGGCGTGCATGTGTCCCGTTTTCGATACATCGAAGAGATACAAACGGCCTCAAAAACCTTATTGCAAGTGAGTTCGGAAGTGGTGGGCGACCTGGAAGCGGATTATGCCGCCCACATCGGCGACATTTTGGTAAGGTTATTGCCCCCCGGGTCGGTGAGTGGAGCGCCAAAGCCAAAGACGTTAGAGATCATCCGCGACGTGGAGCAAGAACAGCGGGGATACTACACAGGCGTGTTTGGCGTATTCGACGGCGAAAGGCTTGACAGTGGTGTGATGATACGGTTCATCGAAAAGCAAGGCGACCGCTATTTCTACCGGAGCGGCGGTGGAATCACCACCCAAAGCACGGCGGCATCGGAGTACCAGGAAGTGATCGATAAAGTATATGTCCCTCTTACTTGA
- a CDS encoding 7-carboxy-7-deazaguanine synthase QueE → MAVEIKEKNQVTTLPLMEDFYTIQGEGFYQGSAAYFIRLGGCDVGCVWCDVKESWDVNAHPSVSVDTMMERAKASGTEIVVVTGGEPAMHDLTALTQALNANGMRTHIETSGVYPLTGQWDWVCFSPKKFKEPHPSVFGQADELKVIVYNKSDFAWAAEFAAVVRPDCQLYLQPEWSKEKEMLPLIIDYVKANPQWQVSLQVHKYMNIP, encoded by the coding sequence ATGGCTGTGGAAATCAAAGAAAAAAATCAGGTAACAACCCTTCCCCTCATGGAAGACTTCTACACCATCCAGGGTGAAGGATTCTACCAGGGGAGCGCCGCCTATTTCATCCGCCTCGGTGGATGCGACGTGGGTTGCGTGTGGTGCGACGTCAAGGAATCGTGGGATGTGAATGCGCACCCGTCCGTGAGCGTCGACACCATGATGGAACGGGCCAAAGCCAGTGGTACAGAAATCGTAGTGGTCACCGGCGGCGAGCCCGCCATGCACGATCTCACGGCGTTAACGCAAGCGCTCAACGCTAACGGCATGCGCACCCACATCGAAACGTCGGGCGTGTATCCGCTCACCGGGCAGTGGGACTGGGTGTGTTTCTCACCCAAAAAATTCAAGGAACCCCATCCTTCCGTGTTTGGCCAGGCCGACGAGTTGAAGGTGATCGTCTACAACAAAAGCGACTTCGCCTGGGCAGCGGAATTTGCCGCGGTGGTTCGCCCCGACTGCCAGCTGTATCTGCAGCCCGAGTGGTCGAAAGAAAAAGAGATGCTTCCCCTCATCATCGACTATGTGAAAGCCAACCCGCAGTGGCAGGTGTCGTTACAAGTTCATAAATACATGAACATCCCTTAG